The Paenibacillus uliginis N3/975 genome has a window encoding:
- a CDS encoding MFS transporter has product MDNQVSWKERISYGLGDTASNLVFQMITMYLMFFYTDVYGLNVAAVGTLFLVARVIDAFDSPIIGVIIDRTHTKWGKSRPFFLWLAIPFGIVAVLTFMTPDFGNTGKLVYAYFTYIVLGILYAAINLPLTSLLTSMTSNSQERTVVNSVRMIFGQLGGLIVSIGALPLVAAFGKGNQQQGFLWTMVLFASIAVLLFFTTFANTRERVQMGDKNQVVPFKDGIKALKGNLPWWILLFMNVFFWVGMTSKGQSAVFYLKYNLGREDLVPLVNGLNVILLVGIALMPMLAKRIGKRNTALLGVAIGAASQLIVYVAAVLSSIPILIGAVAIGNIGIGFAAGLMFAMLADTVDYGELRSGIRAQGLLTASSSFGVKFGMGIGGAVAAWVLAIGNYVPNQEQAASGLAAIQFNFVWIPFICFLICALLLLFYKLEFDQKMIGELETQRQSGAASIQA; this is encoded by the coding sequence ATGGATAACCAGGTTTCATGGAAAGAACGAATTAGTTATGGCCTTGGAGACACAGCTTCCAACTTAGTCTTTCAGATGATTACGATGTATCTGATGTTCTTCTATACGGATGTATACGGATTGAATGTGGCGGCAGTCGGTACTTTGTTCCTGGTGGCGCGGGTAATCGATGCTTTTGATAGTCCGATCATTGGGGTGATTATCGACCGCACCCATACGAAGTGGGGTAAATCAAGGCCATTCTTCCTGTGGCTTGCGATCCCGTTCGGTATCGTTGCAGTGCTGACATTTATGACACCGGACTTCGGCAATACGGGCAAACTTGTATACGCTTACTTCACGTATATTGTACTCGGTATTTTGTATGCGGCGATTAATCTGCCATTGACATCGCTTCTGACAAGTATGACGAGTAATTCGCAGGAACGTACGGTTGTCAATTCGGTTCGAATGATTTTTGGTCAACTAGGCGGCTTGATCGTCAGCATCGGTGCGCTTCCACTCGTAGCTGCTTTTGGCAAAGGCAATCAACAGCAGGGCTTTCTGTGGACGATGGTATTGTTCGCATCGATTGCAGTCTTACTTTTTTTCACTACGTTTGCAAATACGCGTGAGCGAGTTCAGATGGGCGATAAAAATCAAGTTGTGCCGTTCAAAGATGGCATAAAGGCGTTAAAGGGCAATCTGCCTTGGTGGATTTTGCTCTTCATGAACGTGTTCTTTTGGGTAGGCATGACGAGCAAAGGCCAGTCCGCAGTATTTTACTTGAAATACAATCTTGGCCGCGAAGATCTTGTTCCGCTTGTCAATGGTTTAAATGTGATTCTACTCGTTGGTATCGCATTGATGCCGATGTTGGCAAAAAGAATCGGCAAGCGCAATACGGCGCTGCTTGGCGTAGCTATTGGCGCAGCGAGTCAGCTAATTGTGTATGTGGCGGCAGTACTGAGCTCTATTCCGATTCTGATCGGAGCCGTCGCGATTGGTAATATCGGTATCGGATTTGCAGCAGGCCTCATGTTCGCGATGCTGGCAGATACCGTTGATTATGGAGAGTTGAGATCCGGGATCAGGGCTCAAGGCTTGTTGACAGCATCGAGTTCCTTCGGCGTTAAATTCGGTATGGGCATCGGCGGAGCAGTGGCAGCGTGGGTGCTTGCTATTGGCAACTATGTCCCGAACCAGGAGCAGGCTGCTTCAGGGCTTGCGGCTATCCAATTCAACTTCGTATGGATACCGTTCATTTGCTTCCTCATATGTGCTCTATTGCTTCTATTCTATAAGCTGGAGTTCGATCAGAAAATGATTGGAGAACTGGAAACACAGCGTCAAAGCGGCGCAGCTTCGATACAAGCTTAG
- a CDS encoding ABC transporter permease — translation MIRVQNRKMIHRLAFRIFKANRMRNVIAIIAIAMTTVLFTCLFTTTIGMVENLQNQTLRQAGGDGHAVLKYITDEQYNAVKDHPLIDEISYNLIAADHVDNSAFLKRRLEMYYMDETAMKLGFTVPTTGKAPQAQNEIITDTVTLDLLGVPHEVGAKVPLTYTMKGEQMQTDFVLSGYWETDPVAPVGMAVVSKEFVQAHASELRHTNLVDHNTTGSINAYILFKNSFGLENKLNQVITESGYTMQSGNNADPLPTDIAANVNWAYLSSNFSLADPISLIAIVAVILLITFTGYLMINNLFQISVNKDIRDYGLLKTIGTTRRQMKFIIRQQALLLSIVGIPLGLVIGLIVGNSLLELMLGILTYVGPVNISVHPLIFMGATIFTFVTVWISTRKPGKMAAAVSPVEAVRYQGGRESFKRKKKKSTDGGKIWRMAWSNLGRSKKQTVMMLISMSLSLVLLSTVFTLSRGFDMDKFVSKFVNMDYLIGHANYFNDNRFRQPEDELSESFIKAVQEQEGFQEGGRIYYNIYLGQSSIYREDPDELSSHGYPMNKAEDGNPTLDLYGLDDLPLKRLDIVEGKLDTAKLKSGKYIIEGVHQDDEGRVEWNTSHYQIGDTVQITVDGKKYEYEVMAKAKINQFTIGNRSYDEFAMYLPTEEYLKVVTRPVLMTYGFNMADDQESAMETFIKNYTETIEPLMNYESKQVYVNNFKQLQNMVIIVGSAISFVIGLIGILNFINSILTSILSRRLEFAMLQSIGMTGRQLKRMLLYEGGYYAGATIVLSLILSILFSAFIVRGLVSNLWFFSYQFVLSPLLITYPILFLLFVIVPYLAYRNIRRQTIVERLRIAE, via the coding sequence ATGATCCGCGTACAGAATCGGAAAATGATCCATCGTCTTGCGTTTCGCATATTTAAAGCCAATCGGATGAGGAATGTCATCGCGATCATTGCCATTGCGATGACGACTGTCCTCTTCACCTGTCTCTTCACGACGACGATCGGAATGGTCGAGAATTTGCAGAACCAAACCTTACGGCAAGCGGGAGGTGACGGCCATGCTGTGCTCAAATACATTACGGATGAGCAGTACAATGCTGTTAAAGATCATCCGTTAATTGATGAAATCAGCTACAACCTGATTGCCGCTGATCATGTTGATAATTCGGCTTTTCTCAAGCGACGCTTGGAAATGTACTATATGGACGAAACTGCAATGAAGTTAGGGTTTACCGTCCCGACAACGGGGAAGGCCCCCCAAGCACAGAATGAAATTATTACGGATACGGTCACGCTAGACTTGCTTGGCGTTCCTCATGAAGTCGGTGCAAAAGTACCGCTCACGTATACGATGAAGGGGGAGCAGATGCAGACAGACTTCGTACTCTCTGGGTATTGGGAGACCGATCCTGTTGCTCCAGTCGGTATGGCTGTAGTCTCAAAAGAGTTTGTGCAAGCGCATGCTTCAGAACTACGTCATACGAATCTAGTGGATCATAATACAACAGGCTCCATTAACGCTTATATCCTATTTAAGAATAGCTTTGGCCTGGAGAACAAGTTGAATCAGGTCATCACGGAAAGTGGCTATACGATGCAAAGTGGAAATAATGCTGATCCGTTGCCAACGGATATTGCAGCCAATGTGAATTGGGCGTATCTTTCCAGTAATTTTTCACTTGCTGATCCAATTTCTCTCATTGCTATTGTAGCAGTCATTCTTCTGATTACCTTTACAGGATATTTGATGATCAACAACCTGTTCCAGATTTCCGTTAACAAGGATATTCGTGACTATGGCTTGTTGAAAACAATCGGTACAACGAGGCGACAAATGAAATTCATCATTCGTCAACAGGCGCTGTTGTTATCGATTGTTGGCATCCCTTTAGGTCTTGTGATTGGACTCATTGTAGGTAACTCCTTACTGGAACTGATGCTCGGCATTCTCACATATGTTGGACCTGTAAACATCTCGGTTCATCCACTCATATTTATGGGTGCCACTATATTCACATTCGTGACGGTATGGATTAGCACCCGTAAGCCAGGCAAGATGGCGGCAGCCGTATCGCCCGTAGAGGCGGTGCGCTACCAAGGTGGCAGGGAATCCTTTAAGCGTAAAAAGAAGAAATCGACCGATGGCGGAAAAATCTGGAGAATGGCATGGTCGAATCTTGGCAGAAGCAAAAAACAAACGGTCATGATGCTGATTTCGATGTCGCTCAGCTTGGTGCTGCTCAGCACGGTCTTTACCCTCTCACGAGGATTTGATATGGACAAGTTTGTTTCCAAATTTGTAAATATGGATTATCTCATCGGGCATGCGAATTATTTTAATGATAATCGTTTTCGCCAACCTGAAGATGAGCTGAGTGAGAGTTTTATTAAGGCAGTTCAGGAGCAAGAGGGATTCCAGGAAGGCGGCAGAATCTACTACAACATCTACTTGGGTCAATCTTCCATTTATCGAGAAGATCCAGATGAACTTAGTTCTCATGGGTATCCCATGAACAAAGCGGAGGATGGTAACCCTACGCTCGATTTATATGGATTGGATGACTTGCCGCTGAAGCGTCTGGATATTGTTGAGGGAAAATTGGATACGGCAAAACTAAAAAGTGGAAAATACATCATCGAAGGTGTCCATCAAGATGATGAAGGCCGTGTGGAATGGAACACTTCACATTATCAAATCGGAGACACCGTCCAGATTACGGTTGATGGAAAGAAATACGAGTACGAGGTCATGGCCAAGGCAAAAATCAATCAGTTCACAATTGGAAACCGTTCGTATGATGAATTTGCCATGTACTTGCCTACAGAAGAATATTTGAAAGTTGTAACGCGTCCCGTGCTTATGACGTATGGCTTCAACATGGCTGATGATCAGGAGTCCGCGATGGAGACCTTTATCAAGAATTATACGGAAACGATTGAGCCGCTCATGAATTATGAATCCAAGCAGGTGTACGTCAACAACTTTAAGCAACTGCAGAATATGGTGATCATCGTAGGTAGTGCGATCAGCTTTGTTATTGGTCTGATCGGGATATTGAATTTTATCAACTCAATTCTGACCAGCATTTTATCAAGACGTCTGGAGTTTGCGATGCTGCAAAGTATAGGGATGACGGGGCGGCAGTTAAAGCGAATGCTTCTCTATGAGGGAGGGTATTATGCAGGTGCGACAATCGTGCTGTCTCTCATTTTGAGCATATTGTTTTCTGCTTTTATTGTTCGTGGGTTGGTCAGCAATCTATGGTTTTTCAGCTATCAATTTGTGCTGTCACCACTGCTTATTACATACCCGATCTTGTTCCTGTTGTTCGTAATCGTACCTTATTTAGCTTACCGAAATATTCGTCGGCAAACGATCGTGGAGAGGTTAAGAATAGCAGAATAA
- a CDS encoding ABC transporter ATP-binding protein — protein sequence MVVLEASNLMKHYGAEPNVVKALDGIDLTIERGEFVAIVGTSGSGKSTLLHMLGGLDRATNGTVKVDGKEIFSLKDDEMTIFRRRKIGFIFQSYNLVPVINVYENITLPIELDGDAVDNSYIDQIVTTLGLETKLNNLPNQLSGGQQQRVAIARALATKPAIVLADEPTGNLDSKTSLDVLGLLKVTSERFGQTIVMITHNEEIAQMADRVIRIEDGKLIGGNLS from the coding sequence ATGGTGGTATTAGAGGCGTCTAATCTGATGAAACACTACGGTGCCGAGCCGAATGTCGTAAAAGCCTTGGATGGTATTGATCTTACGATCGAACGCGGCGAATTCGTCGCCATTGTTGGAACATCCGGGAGTGGGAAATCGACGCTCTTGCATATGCTTGGGGGCCTGGATCGAGCGACAAACGGAACGGTGAAGGTGGACGGCAAAGAGATTTTCTCGCTGAAGGATGACGAAATGACGATATTTAGACGGCGCAAGATCGGTTTTATTTTTCAGAGCTATAATCTGGTTCCTGTTATAAATGTCTATGAAAATATTACCCTTCCGATTGAGTTGGATGGTGATGCGGTGGATAATTCTTACATCGATCAAATTGTGACAACGCTTGGACTGGAAACGAAGCTGAATAATCTACCGAACCAGCTATCGGGTGGACAACAACAGCGTGTTGCGATTGCAAGGGCACTTGCGACAAAGCCTGCTATCGTTCTTGCAGATGAGCCAACAGGGAATCTGGATAGTAAGACAAGTCTCGATGTGCTGGGATTGCTCAAAGTGACAAGTGAACGATTTGGACAGACGATCGTCATGATTACCCATAATGAAGAAATCGCACAAATGGCGGATCGGGTCATCCGGATTGAAGATGGGAAATTGATAGGCGGGAACCTGTCATGA
- a CDS encoding ROK family protein: MKAKSVSIKDINRNQIYKLLRQNESLSKQDIAYQLQLSLPTVTQNLNLLLEQNLIANTGTIGNTGGRKARAYSCVSNAKAAIGLDITRHQITIVAVDLSGNVIQIKRKNEPFERTDEYFRLLGMMVQETVKDLELEPSKILGVGIAVPGLITEDHQTVFYGKILDFTGETLRQFAKYIPYPSILINDANAAGISEMWVRPEMTNAFYISLSTNIGGAVYIDKQVYTGENQKSGEIGHITIVPDGFPCYCGQMGCLEAYCSASLLADAGNGSLEIFFNQVKEGKADKLKIWDQYLWYLSIAINNIRMLFDCDIILGGYVGAFMDEYIDTLKKLVSLRNTFEHRADFLLTCNYKTEAIAAGAALPFIKEFIDQI; the protein is encoded by the coding sequence ATGAAAGCCAAGTCAGTCAGTATTAAAGATATAAATCGCAATCAGATCTATAAACTTCTGCGTCAAAATGAAAGCTTGTCCAAGCAGGACATCGCCTATCAGCTGCAGCTCAGTCTGCCAACCGTAACGCAAAATTTAAATCTATTACTTGAACAAAATCTAATCGCCAATACAGGAACCATTGGCAACACAGGAGGAAGAAAAGCGAGAGCCTATTCCTGTGTAAGTAATGCTAAAGCAGCGATTGGATTAGATATTACCAGACATCAAATAACCATAGTTGCTGTGGATTTAAGTGGAAATGTAATTCAAATTAAACGAAAAAATGAGCCGTTTGAAAGAACGGATGAGTACTTCCGACTATTGGGCATGATGGTTCAGGAAACGGTGAAGGATTTAGAATTAGAACCATCGAAAATTTTAGGCGTCGGTATTGCTGTGCCAGGCCTAATTACGGAAGACCATCAAACTGTTTTTTACGGAAAAATTTTGGACTTTACAGGAGAGACGCTGCGGCAGTTTGCAAAATATATCCCATATCCGTCCATACTGATTAACGATGCCAATGCAGCCGGAATTTCGGAAATGTGGGTTAGACCGGAGATGACCAACGCCTTCTATATCTCCTTAAGCACCAACATTGGGGGAGCCGTCTACATAGACAAGCAGGTATATACGGGAGAAAATCAGAAGAGCGGGGAGATCGGTCATATAACGATTGTTCCGGATGGATTTCCTTGTTACTGTGGACAGATGGGCTGCCTGGAAGCGTATTGCTCCGCTTCACTACTGGCAGATGCAGGCAACGGAAGTCTGGAGATTTTTTTTAATCAGGTCAAAGAAGGAAAAGCCGATAAGCTTAAAATATGGGATCAGTATCTATGGTATCTTTCGATTGCCATTAATAATATCAGAATGTTATTTGATTGTGATATTATTCTCGGCGGTTATGTGGGAGCTTTTATGGATGAATACATTGATACTTTGAAGAAGCTGGTCTCTTTACGCAATACGTTTGAACATCGCGCTGACTTCTTGTTGACTTGTAACTATAAGACGGAAGCGATCGCTGCCGGTGCTGCTTTGCCATTTATAAAAGAATTTATTGATCAGATTTAA
- a CDS encoding Gfo/Idh/MocA family protein encodes MSKLKIGIIGCGGIAHAKHLLALAKLADLVEITAFCDIIKGRADTASKQYGAVGAKTYTDYKQLIQDDAIDAVHVLTPNISHSTITVDALEAGKHVMCEKPMAINSQEARNMLDAAKRTGKKLTIGYQNRFREEALMLKEACNDGYLGDIYLAKAHAIRRRAVPTWGVFMDKEKQGGGPLIDIGTHALDLTLWYMNNYKVKSVSGSVFHELKDQNRANMFGQWNPDEFEVEDSAVGFIKMENGATIFLESSWALNTLDVREAMTTLCGTKGGAEMRRHPVSGKPDLHLNAEMFGKLVEIKPEMNPSIPYYGSRVEDEGDREARQWIEAIMEDKEPLVKPEEAYMVTTILEAIYESARTGKEVTLTSL; translated from the coding sequence ATGAGTAAATTAAAAATAGGGATAATAGGCTGTGGTGGAATTGCCCATGCCAAACATTTGCTAGCATTGGCCAAATTAGCAGATTTAGTTGAAATAACAGCGTTTTGCGACATCATCAAGGGGCGCGCCGACACGGCTTCCAAGCAATATGGTGCTGTGGGGGCAAAGACATATACGGATTATAAGCAGCTCATACAGGATGACGCGATTGATGCTGTTCACGTGCTAACTCCTAACATCTCTCATTCTACCATTACAGTTGATGCGCTAGAGGCGGGTAAACATGTTATGTGTGAGAAACCGATGGCCATTAATTCACAGGAAGCCCGAAATATGCTCGATGCCGCCAAAAGAACCGGAAAGAAGCTTACGATTGGTTATCAAAACCGGTTTAGAGAAGAAGCTTTGATGCTCAAAGAAGCTTGTAACGATGGATACTTGGGCGATATCTATTTGGCCAAGGCACATGCCATCCGCCGTCGTGCGGTACCGACATGGGGTGTATTCATGGATAAAGAGAAGCAAGGAGGGGGCCCATTAATTGATATCGGAACACATGCTCTCGATCTGACGCTATGGTACATGAACAATTATAAAGTGAAGTCCGTATCTGGTTCCGTGTTTCATGAGCTAAAGGATCAAAACAGGGCGAACATGTTCGGACAATGGAATCCCGACGAATTTGAAGTAGAAGATTCCGCTGTTGGTTTTATTAAAATGGAGAACGGTGCAACGATATTTCTCGAGTCTTCATGGGCTCTGAATACGCTTGACGTTCGCGAAGCGATGACGACACTTTGCGGAACGAAGGGCGGGGCGGAGATGCGACGTCATCCCGTCAGCGGGAAACCGGACTTGCATTTAAATGCCGAAATGTTTGGAAAACTTGTGGAGATCAAGCCTGAAATGAACCCTTCGATTCCGTACTACGGTTCCCGAGTGGAGGATGAAGGCGATCGTGAAGCCCGACAATGGATCGAGGCTATTATGGAAGATAAAGAACCGCTGGTGAAGCCTGAAGAGGCCTATATGGTGACAACAATTCTTGAAGCGATTTATGAATCTGCCAGAACAGGTAAAGAAGTTACACTGACATCATTATAA
- a CDS encoding LacI family DNA-binding transcriptional regulator — translation MQKSMTIQEVAQLAGVSVATVSRVLNESPLVKEATRQKVLSVIHKFDYQPNLLGRDLRRSETMKVLVLTPSLDRPIFAEIVKGIEDRAKEDGYYVLVCPTSNHLEREKELLQMLKNRLVDGVITFSTTLSEEELSALGQKHSIVQCCEFENASYTCCVSINDEQAAFDAVSHFIELGHQRISMIGASTLLYSERLREQGYRRALTQHHIPCREEWIKHGGFFHHDGEALTNELLQLPVLPTAIFCMNDSLAIGCVNAIKKKGWSVPGDIAVIGFDNTHEATMSTPALTTVHQPKYDLGYTAMNLLIHNMVHTEKKYENVMLQHQLIKRESTLQS, via the coding sequence ATGCAGAAATCCATGACGATCCAAGAAGTAGCCCAGTTGGCTGGTGTTTCTGTAGCCACTGTATCTAGAGTTTTGAACGAAAGTCCTTTAGTTAAAGAAGCTACCCGGCAAAAAGTATTAAGCGTTATTCATAAATTTGATTATCAACCGAACCTGTTGGGGCGGGATTTAAGAAGATCGGAAACGATGAAGGTGCTTGTGTTAACCCCGAGCCTGGATAGACCTATATTCGCCGAAATTGTTAAAGGCATAGAAGATCGTGCCAAGGAAGATGGTTATTATGTGTTGGTGTGCCCGACTTCGAATCATTTGGAGCGTGAAAAAGAACTGCTTCAAATGTTAAAAAACAGGCTCGTTGACGGTGTCATTACCTTTAGCACGACGCTTAGCGAAGAAGAACTAAGCGCACTGGGCCAAAAGCATAGCATCGTTCAATGCTGCGAGTTCGAAAATGCATCTTATACGTGTTGCGTATCCATCAACGATGAACAGGCAGCTTTTGACGCTGTAAGTCATTTCATTGAATTAGGTCATCAACGCATCTCAATGATCGGCGCTTCTACGCTGTTGTACTCAGAACGTCTTAGAGAGCAAGGGTATCGCAGAGCGCTTACACAACATCACATACCTTGTCGGGAAGAATGGATCAAACACGGAGGCTTCTTCCATCATGATGGTGAAGCGCTGACGAACGAGCTGCTGCAATTGCCAGTTCTTCCGACTGCTATATTTTGCATGAATGATAGTCTTGCCATAGGCTGTGTCAATGCGATTAAAAAGAAAGGGTGGTCCGTACCTGGCGATATCGCTGTAATCGGATTCGATAACACCCATGAAGCAACGATGTCTACACCTGCACTGACAACGGTTCATCAGCCGAAATATGATCTCGGTTACACTGCAATGAATTTACTGATTCATAATATGGTTCATACAGAAAAGAAGTATGAGAATGTGATGCTGCAACATCAGTTGATTAAACGAGAGTCAACACTTCAATCATAA
- a CDS encoding ArsR/SmtB family transcription factor, which produces MEPLLIYKALSNETRSQIMQWLKNPEEFFDEKPYLQQGLNFRIGVCVGDIQAKAGLAQSVISSYLLTMQKAGLLESERIGKWTYYRRNEKTIQEFSEYIQKKL; this is translated from the coding sequence ATGGAACCTTTATTGATTTATAAAGCTTTGTCTAACGAGACTCGTAGTCAAATTATGCAATGGTTAAAGAATCCAGAGGAATTCTTTGATGAAAAGCCTTATTTACAACAAGGTCTCAATTTCCGAATTGGTGTATGCGTAGGAGATATTCAGGCTAAAGCGGGACTTGCACAGTCTGTTATTTCGAGTTATTTGTTGACTATGCAAAAAGCTGGTTTGTTGGAATCTGAGCGAATTGGGAAGTGGACGTACTATCGTCGGAACGAAAAGACAATACAGGAATTTTCCGAGTACATCCAAAAGAAACTATAA
- a CDS encoding sugar phosphate isomerase/epimerase family protein: MSLEFGLQLYSVRDELTKDFKGTLEKVASIGYKNVELFFHDADNMGATIGNLTADELKQELDRLGLKAVSAHIDLAFLHEDKAEKIIAYAKKVGFTSLAIAIAFFSDKQEVLDLCAKLNTAGRMFKDNGLQLYYHNHFEEFQKFDNQYVLDIILENTDEQFLKVEFDTYWALRGGIDPIEYLHKLGDRCDLIHQKDLPADATPVNLFEVIGDDALIDMGLMIKLHKIEYFTEAGQGIMDIPAIVDAFRSKPEARYLFIEQDWTNKNQLESVEISYNYISKLF, encoded by the coding sequence ATGAGTTTGGAATTTGGATTGCAGTTGTATTCGGTACGAGATGAATTAACGAAAGATTTTAAAGGAACATTGGAAAAAGTCGCTTCAATCGGATATAAAAATGTGGAATTGTTCTTCCATGACGCAGACAATATGGGGGCCACTATTGGCAATCTGACAGCGGATGAATTGAAACAGGAATTGGATCGCCTTGGATTGAAAGCTGTTTCAGCCCATATCGACTTGGCATTTCTACATGAGGACAAAGCGGAGAAAATTATAGCCTATGCCAAAAAAGTTGGCTTTACTTCACTTGCCATTGCAATCGCTTTCTTCAGCGATAAGCAAGAAGTTCTTGACCTGTGCGCTAAATTAAATACAGCCGGGAGGATGTTCAAAGATAACGGTCTTCAGTTGTATTACCATAACCATTTTGAAGAGTTTCAGAAGTTTGACAATCAGTATGTGTTGGACATTATTTTGGAGAATACGGATGAACAGTTTCTTAAAGTCGAATTTGATACCTATTGGGCACTAAGAGGCGGAATCGATCCGATTGAATATTTGCACAAGCTGGGAGATCGCTGCGATCTTATTCATCAGAAAGACTTGCCTGCTGATGCAACACCGGTGAATTTATTTGAAGTTATCGGTGACGACGCCCTTATCGATATGGGATTGATGATTAAGTTGCACAAGATCGAATATTTCACAGAAGCCGGTCAAGGCATTATGGACATACCTGCAATTGTGGATGCATTTAGAAGTAAACCGGAAGCAAGATACTTGTTTATCGAGCAAGATTGGACGAACAAGAACCAGCTAGAAAGTGTTGAAATTAGCTATAACTATATTTCAAAACTATTTTAA
- a CDS encoding sensor histidine kinase, protein MDKLTMVVLIGSIVCMLFSVSLVVWYRLSMRRTIRRLTQMVDCAIEGNFKESKYDESAISALETKLSRYIGQFQTRERNLATEKNRLKSLVSDISHQTKTPLSNILLYSQLLKEQPHLSNDCAEMVDQIALQSEKLQFLIHALVKTSRLEAGIISVSPKKESIADLLVSVCEDVKQQVEAKKIQIQLSCDCLEAVFDRKWTTEAIHNIVDNAIKYTPIGGSISVSAVSYELFCRIDINDTGIGIAEYESNEIFQRFYRSSAVGAYEGVGIGLYLAREMIMAQGGYIKVNSTLHQGSAFSVFLPSTK, encoded by the coding sequence GTGGATAAATTGACTATGGTTGTTCTCATCGGGAGTATCGTTTGCATGCTGTTTAGTGTAAGTCTAGTAGTCTGGTATCGTTTAAGCATGCGCAGAACCATTCGCAGGCTGACCCAGATGGTCGATTGTGCAATTGAGGGGAATTTTAAGGAATCCAAATATGACGAATCTGCTATATCCGCATTAGAGACCAAATTGAGCCGGTATATTGGTCAGTTCCAGACTAGAGAACGAAACCTCGCTACTGAAAAAAATCGACTCAAATCACTTGTTTCGGATATATCCCACCAGACGAAGACGCCTCTCTCTAATATTTTGCTCTATTCACAGCTACTCAAAGAGCAGCCGCATCTGTCTAACGATTGTGCTGAAATGGTGGACCAGATTGCCCTTCAATCGGAGAAACTGCAATTTTTAATTCATGCGTTAGTGAAAACTTCTCGCTTGGAAGCGGGGATTATCTCGGTCTCACCGAAAAAAGAGTCTATTGCAGATCTGCTCGTTTCGGTATGTGAAGATGTGAAACAACAGGTGGAAGCGAAAAAAATTCAGATTCAACTCAGCTGTGATTGTTTGGAAGCGGTGTTCGATCGGAAATGGACCACGGAAGCCATTCATAATATTGTAGATAACGCGATCAAATATACACCTATTGGCGGCAGCATCTCGGTGTCTGCAGTTTCCTATGAATTGTTTTGCCGAATAGACATTAACGATACCGGAATCGGAATCGCAGAATATGAGAGTAATGAGATTTTTCAACGATTCTATCGCTCATCGGCAGTAGGTGCCTATGAGGGTGTAGGGATCGGGTTATACCTTGCCAGAGAAATGATCATGGCACAAGGGGGATATATCAAGGTCAACTCAACGCTACATCAGGGCTCCGCTTTTTCGGTATTCCTCCCGAGTACGAAGTAA
- a CDS encoding response regulator transcription factor produces MNKILIVEDDRALNQGIVLTFRQEDYEFTQCYTQSEARDYLTQMTFDLILLDVNLPDGSGLDLCMEIRQHLATPIIFLTANDLEVDVVTGFELGADDYITKPFSLMILRARVSAILRRSKQESSNKGLIIDHFEFHFDEMRFLKRKEPVELSKTEQKLLKLLVQNQGIVLARSVLVDKIWTDGAEYVDENALSVTIKRLRDKLEDCPAKPKYIQTVYGVGYSWTVDKRG; encoded by the coding sequence ATGAATAAGATTCTTATTGTTGAAGATGACCGAGCGTTGAATCAAGGCATTGTCCTGACTTTTCGGCAAGAAGATTATGAATTTACACAGTGCTATACCCAATCCGAGGCGCGGGATTATTTAACCCAGATGACATTTGATTTGATTTTGTTGGATGTGAATCTGCCCGATGGCAGCGGACTTGATCTTTGCATGGAAATCAGACAACATCTCGCAACTCCAATCATCTTCTTAACAGCGAACGACTTGGAAGTGGATGTTGTAACGGGGTTTGAGCTGGGTGCCGATGACTATATCACCAAACCCTTCAGCTTAATGATTCTTCGTGCGCGAGTATCTGCAATACTTCGCCGAAGTAAGCAGGAGAGTAGCAACAAGGGCCTTATAATAGATCACTTTGAATTTCACTTTGATGAGATGAGGTTTCTCAAACGGAAAGAACCAGTGGAGCTGAGCAAAACTGAACAAAAATTACTAAAGCTGCTCGTTCAAAATCAAGGGATCGTCTTGGCCCGTAGCGTCCTGGTCGATAAAATATGGACGGATGGGGCTGAATATGTAGATGAGAACGCGTTGTCCGTGACCATCAAACGGCTACGTGACAAGTTGGAGGATTGTCCAGCAAAGCCCAAATACATCCAGACGGTATATGGTGTAGGCTACTCATGGACGGTGGATAAGCGTGGATAA